AAATTTATCATTCTCTTTGTCTTGGAACACATACCccttatgtttttctttttaggCTATGCGTCGTATTTGCATAGTAATATGCTCCTCCATttattgatttatatttttttaaattacttTATTAACTTGCTATTATGGAAAGGGAGCTTTGCAAAATTGTTTGTCTTATAGGTGACGGGTTTGAGCCGTGGAAGCAGCTACTAATGCTTGAATTAGGTTAAGTTGTCTGCATTACACCTCTCGGTGTCGCCCTTTTCCGTCATTACTCCGTTCCAAAGGTCCAGCGCGTTAGTCAGCAAatagttatgtatatatattcataGTATAACAAGAATGAGAGTATACCAAGAAGAGTGACAAGATCATGATCATCTAGGCCTTTGGCTATAAACTTTTTCCTTTGGACATCAATTGTATCCAACGGTGAAGGTAAGTTCAAGGCCTCTGCCGATGAAGAGATCCTACCATCTCTTCTTCCAGTAGGCACTCCCCAGCTTGGACCTCCACTCTAAAATGCAACAAGATCAAATATTAATATCTCGTTATTCATAAAACAAATATCACAAACATTATATTTCAATATATACTATAAAATGCATACCAAAGTAATTTGTCTCTTCTGATGACTAGCACGAAAATGaccgaaaaaaatattttttcatatGATTGATTAAAACTACTCCCTCCGTCCATTTCAATTTGTACAAAAATGTTCTGGTCACGAAGTTTAGGGAAGAAAAAGAACTTTTTGCACATGCTAAAACTACTCCTAGAACATAGATTGTCATTAATGTTAAAAATAggaataattcaaaaaaaatctaATATGAAAGGAGTTATTGCTTTTAAAcataatagaaaaagaaaaagtgcTATATATAGGATGGAATAGAGAGAGTAGTTCTTATCTATAATGATTGTACTATGAAGTAGTTACGAACAATAAAAAGCATCACACAAGTATGACTTGGCATGTTAGACTCACAATAAAATTACTCGTTCTAATCTATAATGATTGTAACATGGCGTTATAATTTGTCATAGAAAGTTGAAGTAGTTACCAAATCTACAGCGTCACGAGCTGCTAATGCTAGGATATCAGCACAGGAGACAACACCAGGACATGAAGCCTCAAGCTGTTTTTTTGCATTATCAATCACCTCAAATCCTCTTAGTCCCAAATTAGTCACTGCATTTCTCTCAGCCGAAGTTCCCGATATCAAAATAGAACCGTCACAACCCTATAAAGTAATTATCTTATCATAATAGCAAAATAGAAATAATTAGCGAAAGTCTATACTATTGAAATTAACCTGAATTACCTGAACAAAACAATCATGGAAATGAAGCCTAAGTAAACCTGCAGCAATTGTAGGATCTTTATTAAACTCTGCTTCAACGGTTGACCTTACTATGGACTCGACTTTCGAGCACGTAGATGAATAAAACCCGGTTTTTAGTCCTCCTTGGCCAAGAACTGGCAAAGCCATGGATATAAAAAGAAAAACCAAACACAAGTTTCCCATATTGATTGCTTACAAAGTTGATTGCTTAGCATGCAAGATTATTAAGTTTAGAGTGGTATTTATAACCTAATCATTGGATTGCTTTCTGTTGGACTAAAACggctcaaaaataattttaacaTGGTGTGATATTATTCGCTTTAGGTCAAGTCCGCACGGTTGTTCCCCAAAAGGTCTCACACCGTTAAGAGTAT
This genomic stretch from Nicotiana sylvestris chromosome 9, ASM39365v2, whole genome shotgun sequence harbors:
- the LOC104229071 gene encoding peroxidase 25, giving the protein MGNLCLVFLFISMALPVLGQGGLKTGFYSSTCSKVESIVRSTVEAEFNKDPTIAAGLLRLHFHDCFVQGCDGSILISGTSAERNAVTNLGLRGFEVIDNAKKQLEASCPGVVSCADILALAARDAVDLSGGPSWGVPTGRRDGRISSSAEALNLPSPLDTIDVQRKKFIAKGLDDHDLVTLLGAHTIGQTECRFFSYRLYNFTTTGNADPSINVAFLAQLQTLCPKGGDGLKKVALDKDSQLKFDVSFFKNVRDGNGILESDQRLLGDPSTRRVVENYAGNVRGLLGLRFNFNFPKAMIKMSSIEIKSGTQGEIRKVCSKFN